A stretch of the Clostridium botulinum genome encodes the following:
- a CDS encoding MBL fold metallo-hydrolase: protein MELHKLKGNTYFIDAPTNIGVYVFKNKFCLLVDSGLDNSAARKIDDILKENGLHPKYIINTHAHTDHYGGNHYFKENYTGTIVYTSEKESIYMGNSELFSTILFSSNAPKKLTNRKPFVADEILKYGTNKINDEKFEVLSLKGHSHEHIGIITPEKVCFLGDSIFGYETLEKYPIPFLFDIEESINTLNTIKNLDAECFIISHEKKVLDSNEIKDLADKNLERIETIKNTILELLDQPCTKEDILENIIVLNDVSTNFKQYHLDYSSISAFISYLFDNNLIDYSLEDGKLYFFKK, encoded by the coding sequence TTGGAACTACATAAACTCAAAGGAAATACGTACTTTATTGATGCTCCTACTAATATTGGAGTATATGTATTTAAAAATAAATTTTGTCTTCTAGTTGATAGCGGACTTGACAATTCAGCTGCTCGTAAAATTGATGATATATTAAAGGAAAATGGATTACATCCTAAATACATAATAAATACACATGCCCACACAGATCATTATGGTGGAAATCATTATTTTAAAGAAAATTACACAGGCACTATTGTGTATACCTCTGAAAAAGAAAGTATATATATGGGAAATTCCGAACTATTCTCTACAATATTATTTTCATCAAATGCACCAAAAAAACTTACTAATAGAAAACCTTTTGTTGCTGATGAAATTCTTAAATACGGTACTAACAAAATCAACGATGAAAAATTTGAGGTTTTATCCCTTAAAGGACATTCTCATGAACATATAGGAATTATAACTCCAGAAAAAGTATGTTTCCTTGGTGATTCTATTTTTGGATATGAAACTTTAGAAAAATACCCCATACCATTTTTATTTGATATAGAAGAATCTATAAATACATTAAATACAATAAAAAATTTAGATGCAGAATGCTTTATAATTAGCCATGAGAAAAAAGTTTTAGATTCAAATGAAATTAAAGATTTAGCTGACAAAAATCTAGAAAGAATTGAAACTATAAAAAATACTATTTTAGAACTTTTAGACCAACCTTGTACTAAGGAGGATATATTAGAAAATATAATCGTACTAAATGATGTATCCACTAATTTTAAGCAATATCATTTAGATTATTCATCAATCTCTGCTTTTATATCATATTTATTTGATAATAACTTAATAGATTATTCCCTTGAAGATGGTAAATTATATTTCTTTAAAAAATAA
- a CDS encoding metallophosphoesterase family protein gives MRIAIFSDIHGNLEALKSVLEDIKSKNVDRVVCLGDLVGYGPFPNEVIDVVRSQDILTIVGNYDKAVVANDIKYIQDNPLNREFALPWSVEEVTEANKKYLKRLPEDIIVVEQGKVLKFVHGSNRAINEYLLENSDAAKEAMDELKEDVLVCAHTHIPYEKKYGNKVLINDGSAGKPKTGSPNSNYIILTIEEDEVKSETIEVEYDYEKTIKVMEEKNFPKELVDTIRNGK, from the coding sequence ATGAGAATAGCGATTTTTTCAGATATACATGGTAATCTTGAGGCATTAAAATCAGTGCTAGAAGATATAAAATCTAAAAATGTTGATAGAGTAGTATGTCTTGGAGATTTAGTTGGATATGGTCCTTTCCCTAATGAAGTTATAGATGTAGTAAGAAGTCAAGATATATTAACTATAGTAGGTAATTATGATAAAGCTGTAGTAGCAAATGATATAAAATACATACAAGATAATCCCTTAAACAGAGAATTTGCATTACCTTGGTCAGTAGAAGAAGTTACAGAAGCCAATAAAAAATATTTAAAAAGACTGCCAGAGGATATTATAGTTGTTGAACAAGGAAAAGTGTTAAAGTTTGTTCATGGAAGTAATAGAGCTATAAATGAATACCTTTTAGAAAATTCTGATGCTGCAAAAGAAGCAATGGATGAATTAAAAGAAGATGTTCTTGTATGTGCACATACTCATATACCTTATGAAAAGAAGTATGGAAATAAGGTGTTAATTAACGATGGAAGTGCTGGAAAACCAAAGACAGGTAGTCCAAATTCAAATTATATTATTTTAACTATAGAAGAGGATGAGGTTAAATCAGAAACTATAGAAGTTGAATATGATTATGAAAAAACAATAAAGGTTATGGAAGAAAAGAATTTTCCAAAAGAACTTGTAGATACAATAAGAAACGGAAAATAA